Below is a window of Humulus lupulus chromosome 2, drHumLupu1.1, whole genome shotgun sequence DNA.
CCATTAGTATCAGGGGTGTATTGAACTCCTACTGTATGCAGATTATGACTCGGCTCTGCTTCGTGGATCGGGTCGACCCTGGAGCTGTGCGGGTTAGATCGCAGAAGGGTGACATGACCTTAGGTAAGATTACTGCGGCATGCGCGAAGCAGCTGGGAGCTTTCCTGAAGAAATCTCCTCCTACTCCTTCAACTCTATCACTGACGAAAGCTGAATTTGAAAGGGCGTGCACTGAAACCTTCAACGCGTGTGCCAAGCGTCAAGGGGTCCCAGAGGGTAAAAAGAAGGAGGATTATGTACTGGCTACTGAGTCTTCTCCTGACAAATCTGGCCTATCGCGCAGGTCTTCTCGCATCCAAGGGCGGTCGTCCACGCCTTCTGACGCCCTGCAAATCAAGCCTCTTAAGCAAGTGCCTTTGCCTACGGATGCCTTGGGAAAAAGAAAGGATCGTGAGGAGTCCTCTTCCGAAGATTCGGACGACGGGAAGTACATTTCGTCGAAGCTTCGGATCCCGAAAGGCTCTGTCCCCACTCCTCAAGGATCTGCTCTAGCAATCCCCAAATTTTCCCCCGGTAAATTGCCAACGGGTCAGGCCCTATCGTTGTGTAAAAGGCCACGTGGATTTGCCCCTGCTGGGCATTTACCTGAGGCATCTTCTGTTACTCCTGCAATTGGATCTTCCTTGGTAGCAGGCTCAGAAGGGATGGTTCATGTAGAGGgcgcttcctcttctccttccaaACTTCCAGCGGAGGCGACTAGAGATGGAGTTCCGGATGGCTTACCGTCGGAGGTGAAGTCGCCTGCAATCTGCGCGAAGTCGTCAGAGGCGTTGACCTCAGCTTCTGATTTACCCGAAGGGTCTGCTGTTGGCCATAAACGTGGCTCAGAGGGGAGACGCCCTTCCTCTGCTTCTCGTAAAAACAATCTTCTAGAGGATGCTTTCGGGGAGGGTTCTGAATATGTGGATACCATTTCACTGCCAGTTGAGGCAAGTAAGGTCGTTGAGCCCGAATCTATCCCTGGGGGCCAGGAATCAGGGGCTGTTATGGCAACAAGTGTTGATAGTCTTGGTGTTGACGTTCCTTCATTGCTACCTACCGCTTCTGAGTTTCATCCAGGAGATGTCGCTGCTGTGTCCCCGAAGGGTATTGACTCTTTTGAATCTCCTAGTGCTTTCTTGGAACAGCTCACGTCTTCTGCCGTGCGGACGCCAGTGTATTTCCCCAGTGATTTGGGTGAGGATGACAGCTTGTTTGCGCGCCCTTCGAAGGTGTACTCTTCCGGCATGGGAACGGTTGCGTTGACGTCTGATAGCATTATGGTATCGACGTTAGCAGAAGGTGAGAAGCCAGTTGCCCCCGTTGCTTCTGCGGCTGTATCTGCAGGGGGAGAAGCAAGTGACAGAACAGGAGTAATGTCGGAATATGGCCCCTCTGCATCTAACGAAGTGATGGAGGAAATGCTACGCATAAGCAGACCCCATCTACCTACAGAAGCAGTTGGGTCTTTAAGTGGACAAGGCGATTTGTTGCAGCAAGTATCGGACCACATCTGGATGGTGAGTAAATTACAGAAGTAGGCTCTTTTCGTATTGGGGTATATGTGTGTAATGTTATTTGTAATGGGCATGATTGATTTGTCACAGAGCTATGTATGTGCTTCGGCTGCAAGGCGAGAGTATGCGGCGGCTATGCAGAATGGAACCAAATTGGCAGAGCAGATGGCGAAAGTAGAAGAGGAGCGGTCAGGGAGAAAGATGGCTGAAGCGAATCGAGATGTGCTGGTAGAGGCCATCAAGAGGTTAGAAGCAGAGTTGGCAGAGGCGAAAAAGAGGGTGACCGCGATGGAGGAGAAGCTGGCAAGCACTGTTGGGCTTGAAGTGGAGCGAGACAAACCGAAAGCTGATTTGGTGGACATGACCAATAAGTGGATGGAGAAAAGTCAATTCTGCGTTCAGCATGAAGCTCGCATGGAAAAGCTTAGCAGTATGATGAGTGACCTTGACGAGGAGATTGTGTCGTTACAGACTGATAAGGAGACCTTagagaaggagagaaaagagCTGGAGCAAAGGGTGAACAGTCTTGAGTCCAGCACAGCGGAGGCCAAGAAGCAGAAGTTAGAAACTGAACTTCTATTTGGGAAGAAGTTGAAGGAAGCAGAAGAGGTACGTGACTCGTCTTTTGCTATGGTTGTAGAAAATTAATGGTCCCTTAAAACACGTGTGTTGATTacgtgatgttttttttttttttttttttttgcagaggGCAGTAGAGGCAGCTGTTGAAGCCACTAGGCAGCGTATTCGAGACCGAGAGATCACTGAACGCAAATTTGCGAGAATGGCAGAGGTAGACACTGCCAAGTATCTGGATTTGGCGTTACGTAACAAGAAGCAGACCCCAGAGGAGAAATGGGCAAAGCTGGAGATGTATTGCAAGAACGTCGATGTAAAGATAGGAGAGTATGACGTCGACAAGTATTTGAATGAACTTGGGGATTTGCAGATTTCTTATCCGCCATGTCATTTGGAGAAGTTGAAGCTGAGGGGCGATGCGCTGGGATCGATGTATAATGCCGAGGGGGAAGCCGTTGAAGATACTGTTGCCAACTTGGCTCCTGATGAAAAAGCATCAGGTTCTACCTCTGTAGCTGAGGGCAAGTCAGAGGGTGAAAGAGGTGCCATAGAATGAATGACGCACTTTCGTTCTGTGAACTTTTGTCATTAGCTTCTGTATACAAATTCTTTGGGCTCTTCAGGCCGTTAGTTTAGAATTGATTGTAATAGAACATATTGTTAATACAAGTAGAACTTTGTTCCCTTTAGTTGCTTTGGCGTGTGCACTGTATGGGTTTGATGTCATTTAGGGCTTAATTGAACGTGTGTTGACAGGTGTATGTTGTATGACGTATTTGGATCAGGAGCTTCATAGATCTTTTAGGCCTTTGCGTGCGAAATACAGCGAAAGATtatacagatggtgggagagGATGCCCAGTTAAGTATTGAATAATTGTGCCATCTTTGTGTTTTGGTGATGGGTTGGGTCTGACAACAATGTCGTTGCAGGTGAGCACCGTGAGTGGACGAATGTTCCCTTTTTAAGGAGAATCTTTGACAACCCACAGTGGCTTTACTCAACGTGGGCTCTGGAAGAGCTTATCAGAAGTGGCATCCCGTACTATATATCTTGTGAACGCTACGGGCTAGGCTATCCGAAGCTAGAAAATGCGATGTCAGAGTACATACGACGTATCGAATGGGATTAATTATGGACAAGATGATAGAGCAATTATAAAGTCAGGGGTGGATATTGCCATTAATGTAATATAACTTATAAATAACAACTTCTGATGTATTgctattttttataaataacttataaatatCGACTTTTGATTCCACGCTTTGCATTTGTCAATTGAAGTTATTGTACAAATATTGAGAGAGGAATTGAGTAAATGTGTGTTTGTGTCCCCGCACTTAGCATCTGTTAATTTAGGTTGCTGTGATAGTTGTGTCTTACGCCCGCAATGTGAGCAATATTGCTGGGGGGTGCACCTCCTTACGTAtgtgtagtagttgtagtggtctTGTTCGGGTCTGGTCATGCCCCTAGGGATGGAAACTTTCCCATTAGATCAAAGGGGTTGACATGACCCGGACCGAGTGCGGAGGTCATAGCGTAGGGCACCGAAGCAGATGCAAAAAAGGTCAAGATTGTGGGGCGGTTATCTTTCCAGTGCACTCATACCGTGTCGTGTGGTGGGGGGGAGCTTAGGCTTCCGTGCATCCTGTCAGAGGCCCTCATTGTGCAGGATATGGGTGCGATTGCGGGACAAGTTCCTCCCGgccttggattgccaaaccagttTGTGTACATTGAAGAGGAATCCCAATCATGACAGCAGGTGGTTCTGCTGTgatagtcagggcagattagacGGCTGGAGGCGCTCCTCTTATGCGAGTAAGAGGGTAGGGTTTGCAGTGCGCCTCCGTTGGTCGGCCAAATCAGCatagtcagggcagattagactGCAAAATGGCTGGCCGTAGTTCCCTGTGAgcttagtcaagtcagattagaatgcGGTACAAAATCCAGTGAAGCGTGCACGCAGAAGCGGTAGGATCTTGTACATATGTTGTGTGTAGTGGCCTTGTTGCCATGAACTGTTGAGATTCAGTCTGGTTCCAACGTGCAGGGTGCGCACCTTGCTATTTTTTATCATCGCTTTTTGTTTATTGAAGCGTAGGCATGTGTTTTGAGATGCAAGTCATGTGGTGTATTTGGTGGCGATTTGATGCATTAGATGACTGTTTATTTATAGCCATTGTGGTAGGTGGTTTTTGAGTACACATGATTAACATTACAAAGTTAGGTGAGGATATAATTGAGGAACCCCCTTGAGAAAAAAGTGAATTACCACGTGTCGGACTTAGTGTAATGTGGCTGAAAATAACGTCAAAGAATTGAATACATAAGAGAAATTTAAAAGCAtgtgaaaaaatggaaagttgttgtattactttttGAATTGCACAGTACAGCTATTAGCAATAGTATTGCTttaaagacattgaattccaagtacggggtacgattttcccactacgtacattctttagagtgtaagaccctctgcctaatactttgatgatttggaaaggcccttcccagttaggctcTAGCTTCTTTTTGTTGCCAGTGGCCTTACGCAGAACCCAATCTCCCTCTTGAAATGTGCGTAATTGGACCCTTTTGTTGTAGTAGCGTTCTGCTACCTTCTGATAATTTTCCAGTCTCATTTGGGCCATTGTACGTGTTTCTTCTAGAAGGTCTAGGTTGTGCAGTAATTGAATGGTGTTCGTTGTTGGATCAGATGCAATCTCTGTCCGAAGTGTAGGCAGACCGACTTCTGTTGGGATGATAGCTTCTGTTCCATAAACCATGGCATAGGGAGACTCCCCCGTGGAGGATCTTTTTGTTGTTCTATAAGCCCATAACACTTTCGGTAGTTCTTCTACCCATGCTCCTTTTTTGTCTTCCAAATTCTTCTTAATGTTGGCAAAGATGACTTTGTTGGAAGCTTCTGCTTGACCATTACCCTGCGGGTAAGTAACAGAGGCGAAGCTTAGCTTGATCTTGTACGTGTCGCATAGTTCTTGTACCTTTGCATTTTGGAATGGAGTGCCGTTGTCGACGACTATCTCCCAGGGTATTCCAAATTGACATATAATATGTTTCCAGATGAAGGACATAGTGTCTGTTTTGTTGACCGTGACGTACGCCTCTGCcacaacccattttgtgaagtaatcagtgGCTACAAGAGCATATCGTTTTCCACCAACGGCCTTAGGAAGTTCACCTACTACATCCATTCCCCattttgcaaaaggccaaggtgcAACAATGGAGTGTAGGGTTTGAGCAGgttgatggatggtgggtgcaaatcgttgacatttgtcacatttcttagCATAATCTCGTGCCTCTGTCATCATGTACGGCCAGTAATATCCTGCTGTAAGCGCTTTGTGTGCCAAGCTTCGTCCCCCTGTGTGATTTCCGCATGCCCCCTCATGTATTTCTTCTAACAattttttagcttctgatggGCACAAACATCGCAGATACGGGCCATTGAAGGATTTTCGGTACAACGTGCCATGGATCATGGAATAGCGTTGTGCCCGAAGGCGCAGAAGTTTTGCATCTTTCGGATTAGGTGGGAGCTCGGAGGTGGTCAAGTACTTGATGATCGGATCTATCCAGCATTCGGGTTCGGATGAGGTGGAACAGACTTCCTTATCTTTGCTTGATCGGCTAAAAGATATGGAGGATTGGCGTGTGCACGCTCCCGCAGAAGCTAATTTGGCAAGGGCATCGGCCTTCTGATTTTTCTCCCGAGGTACTTGTGTGAGGTCGAACTGGCGAAAATGCGACCGTAAAATGGTTGCCTTCTGTAGGAGGCTAGCCAGATGGGGTGCTTTGGTATTGAAATTCCCAGCCACTTGCTCTATCATAAGCTGCGAGTCGCCTCTGACGTTTAGGCGCTGGATTCCCATTTCGCGTGCGAGTTCCAAACCATAGATCagtgcctcatattctgcttcattgttcgtCGTGGGTTGCTCTAAACGAATGGCTTCTTCGATTTTTAGGCCCGAGGGAGCTTCTAATACGACGCCAATACCAGCCCCTTGGGAATTGGATGCTCCGTCAGTGTGCATTGTCCACAACCATTGATCTTCTGATTCTAGTAATTCTGGCAAGGCATCAGGAGTGAACGACTGAATTTCAACCAGGAAGTCAGCGAGTACCTG
It encodes the following:
- the LOC133814566 gene encoding uncharacterized protein LOC133814566 encodes the protein MRQVFPGRTFWAQQMPPGPSFEQMWYVNLLESWADSSTPKGSPKAVILRKSRQSAGARSFDYLTDFQTLFHLPKRSLKENPRDFLQLKPSSIIPLGVIMSSRSSPDPADRDGYKNAFERMRKSFDIPDNVSVRMLSEAELRELRFKDVVKPTEIVMSLRHIEWLRFPLPALLVQIISNSGAHISQFLPNAIQSIVGAQMIGSLRNVNIQSDDIYACFTKSTNKVIEGKPWKTFYLSPKKDRTMFTDFDSSHRNWDKYFFAVGGAWYPEYVPQEIFPLARVFIKDFSWPQVNMSSERQSMLTEKGLLHESKENAISIRGVLNSYCMQIMTRLCFVDRVDPGAVRVRSQKGDMTLGKITAACAKQLGAFLKKSPPTPSTLSLTKAEFERACTETFNACAKRQGVPEGKKKEDYVLATESSPDKSGLSRRSSRIQGRSSTPSDALQIKPLKQVPLPTDALGKRKDREESSSEDSDDGKYISSKLRIPKGSVPTPQGSALAIPKFSPGKLPTGQALSLCKRPRGFAPAGHLPEASSVTPAIGSSLVAGSEGMVHVEGASSSPSKLPAEATRDGVPDGLPSEVKSPAICAKSSEALTSASDLPEGSAVGHKRGSEGRRPSSASRKNNLLEDAFGEGSEYVDTISLPVEASKVVEPESIPGGQESGAVMATSVDSLGVDVPSLLPTASEFHPGDVAAVSPKGIDSFESPSAFLEQLTSSAVRTPVYFPSDLGEDDSLFARPSKVYSSGMGTVALTSDSIMVSTLAEGEKPVAPVASAAVSAGGEASDRTGVMSEYGPSASNEVMEEMLRISRPHLPTEAVGSLSGQGDLLQQVSDHIWMSYVCASAARREYAAAMQNGTKLAEQMAKVEEERSGRKMAEANRDVLVEAIKRLEAELAEAKKRVTAMEEKLASTVGLEVERDKPKADLVDMTNKWMEKSQFCVQHEARMEKLSSMMSDLDEEIVSLQTDKETLEKERKELEQRVNSLESSTAEAKKQKLETELLFGKKLKEAEERAVEAAVEATRQRIRDREITERKFARMAEVDTAKYLDLALRNKKQTPEEKWAKLEMYCKNVDVKIGEYDVDKYLNELGDLQISYPPCHLEKLKLRGDALGSMYNAEGEAVEDTVANLAPDEKASGSTSVAEGKSEGERGVCCMTYLDQELHRSFRPLRAKYSERLYRWWERMPSEHREWTNVPFLRRIFDNPQWLYSTWALEELIRSGIPYYISCERYGLGYPKLENAMSEYIRRIEWD
- the LOC133814567 gene encoding uncharacterized protein LOC133814567; protein product: MRTFAWTPHDIPGIDPSVMSHSLNISTYFPPVKQKQRRFAPEVNRVIQEEVQRLLSTGAIEECLYPSWLANPVVVPKKNGKKRVCIDYTNLNKACPKDSYPLPKIDQMIDATAGYERMSFLDAYSGYNQIPMKSEDRIHTAFVTEDGLYCYKVMPFGLKNAGATYQRLMHKIFSSLLGRNMEVYIDDMVVKSKQSSSHIDDLTECFDILDAYKMKLNPTKCVFGVSSGQFLGYIVSQRGIEANPTQIASLSEIKKPRTIRDIQALAGKIVALSRFISRMSDRCQPFLQCIKKSTNTSWGPEQQKALDELKTYLSSPPILSSPIADEDLFLYLSVSKFVVSSVLFREEANRQRPVFYCSKMLLDAETRYSMMEKLALALLTAKKKLRQYFESHTIIVYTDYPLKQVMSKPDLSGRLSKWAIELGTYDIHFLPRKAKKGQVLADFLVEIQSFTPDALPELLESEDQWLWTMHTDGASNSQGAGIGVVLEAPSGLKIEEAIRLEQPTTNNEAEYEALIYGLELAREMGIQRLNVRGDSQLMIEQVAGNFNTKAPHLASLLQKATILRSHFRQFDLTQVPREKNQKADALAKLASAGACTRQSSISFSRSSKDKEVCSTSSEPECWIDPIIKYLTTSELPPNPKDAKLLRLRAQRYSMIHGTLYRKSFNGPYLRCLCPSEAKKLLEEIHEGACGNHTGGRSLAHKALTAGYYWPYMMTEARDYAKKCDKCQRFAPTIHQPAQTLHSIVAPWPFAKWGMDVVGELPKAVGGKRYALVATDYFTKWVVAEAYVTVNKTDTMSFIWKHIICQFGIPWEIVVDNGTPFQNAKVQELCDTYKIKLSFASVTYPQGNGQAEASNKVIFANIKKNLEDKKGAWVEELPKVLWAYRTTKRSSTGESPYAMVYGTEAIIPTEVGLPTLRTEIASDPTTNTIQLLHNLDLLEETRTMAQMRLENYQKVAERYYNKRVQLRTFQEGDWVLPTLH